From the genome of Bactrocera oleae isolate idBacOlea1 chromosome 2, idBacOlea1, whole genome shotgun sequence, one region includes:
- the Fer1HCH gene encoding ferritin heavy chain encodes MMKLLAAVLLLAVAVNAQMTCRLEQPRLPVEWVGLNDKSGQCLEEMRKQIQMEINASNIYLAMAAHFSRDVVNRPGFAEHFFKSAREERQHGSKLIEYLSMRGQLTDSVTDLIQLIDVDVKVDSGVDALRQALELETKVTKSIRSLIKVCEKTPNWYHLVDWLTGEFLEEQLTGQRDLAGKLSTLTKMMSTQGALGEFLYDKQL; translated from the exons ATGATGAAATTATTAGCCGCAGTTTTGTTGCTGGCCGTAGCGGTCAACGCACAGATGACAT GCCGTTTGGAGCAGCCACGCCTTCCCGTCGAGTGGGTGGGTCTCAATGACAAGAGTGGACAATGTTTGGAGGAGATGCGTAAGCAAATCCAAATGGAGATCAATGCCTCCAACATCTATTTGGCCATGGCTGCACACTTCTCACGCGACGTCGTCAATCGTCCCGGTTTCGCTGAGCACTTCTTCAAGTCGGCACGCGAGGAACGTCAGCATGGCTCGAAACTCATTGAATATCTGTCCATGCGTGGTCAGTTGACAGACAGCGTCACCGATTTGATTCAACTCATT GATGTTGATGTTAAGGTAGACAGCGGTGTTGACGCTCTCCGTCAAGCGCTTGAATTGGAAACCAAGGTCACCAAGAGTATTCGTTCTTTGATCAAGGTCTGCGAGAAGACACCCAACTGGTACCACTTGGTCGACTGGCTAACTGGTGAATTCTTGGAGGAACAACTGACCGGTCAACGCGATTTGGCTGGCAAATTGAGCACACTCACCAAGATGATGTCCACTCAAGGCGCTTTGGGCGAATTCTTGTACGACAAGCAATTGTAA